In Candidatus Persebacteraceae bacterium Df01, the genomic window TGATTGCATGGCCGCCGTAAAAAAGCAGGCAACACAAACGCCAACGACAACAACATCATTAGCAAAGCGACAACTATAAAAGTAATATTCATTTTTTTTCCAACAGACGAGCAGCGTCTTGACGTTGAGCAACACTAAGTTCGGCACGCCGCTGCCGGCGAAGGGTGGTTGGTAGTAGCGCCAACGCCATTACCACCAGCACAAAAGGTGCCAACCACAATGCCGCCGTACTACCTTTAACAGGTGGTTGATACAATACAAAATCGCCATAACGCGCCACCATAAAATCAATGATTTTCTTATCACCAGCATTAGCGCGCACCATATCACCAATAATAAGACGCATATCTTTGGCTAGTGGCGCGTCCGATTCGGACAGCGTTTGATTTTGACAAACCAAGCAACGCAGCTGCTTAATAAGGCTCGCGTATTGAATTTCTTGCTGCTCATCATCAAAATGTGTAATGTCAATACCACCACCGACAGCAGGTAATATAATGGAGAAAAAACAAATTATCGCCAGCAACTGAACAACAATTTTTCGTGATGATTTAATATTCATTATTTGGACGCAGCATCTTGTAAGCGCCGTACTAACGGTAAAATAGTTTCCACAATATCGCGCTCGTTGAGCACCCCCACATGTTTGTGGCGAATAATTCCGCCGTCATCAATGACAAAAGTTTCAGGTACCCCATATACGCCCCAGTCCAACCCAACACGACCATCGGCATCTATCACTGACACGCGGTACGGATTTCCCCATTGTTTCAGCCACGCAAGAGCGCTATCACCGATATCTTTATAATTCAGCCCCACCAATATGGTTTCCTCTTGCAACAAATTAACCAGCAATGGGTGTTCAGCACGACAACTTACGCACCACGATGCCCAGACATTGAGTAACCATACGTGCCCACGAAAATCTTCAGGTGTGATATGCCGCTCCGGTTCACTGAGAGATGGTAGTGAAAAAGCAGGCACCGGTTTATCCACCAGCGGCGACGGCACATGACGTGGGTTTAAATACAACCCCGCCAGCATAATCCCCGCCAGCGGCAAAAAAATAAGTAGCGGTAGTAGGCGCTTCATGTGACACGACGGCGGCGATAACGGCGATCAGCAGCGGCTATTGCTGCACCCAACGCTATTAGCAATGCACCACCCCAAATAAAACGAACAAAAGATTTGAATTGCAAACGCGCACTCCAAGCGCCGTCACCCAGCGGCTCGCCCAGTGACACGTACCAGTCGCCGCTCCAACCTACGGCAATGCCCGCCTCCGTCATCGTATTATCAGGGCTAGCATGATAAGTGCGTTTTTCTGGTCGCAGCAAGGCGACTGTGGCATCTCCCTTACGCACCCGCACTTGCCCCACAATAGCGCGGTAATTACCACCTTCTTCAGAACCAATGTGTTCCAATTCAAAAATGTGAGAACCTAACAATTGCGGCTCACCGATAGCCAATCGGACGTCTTTTTCTTGAGAGTAAACACTCACCAGCGTGACACCAACAATAAATACGGCAACGCCAGCGTGGGCCACAGACATGCCCCAAAAACCGCCATTAACACCGCCACCAGCACGCAACCGGTCGACAACACCACGCAATACACCCAATAATATCCAACCAGCAAGAACAAGTCCTGGCACCGCTGTCCATTGATACCCACCATCAAAAAATAAGGGCAACAAAACACCAACAATAATTGCCGTCAGTAGGGGAGAAAATAATTTTCCGGCAAGTCTCGAAGCGGTGTCACTTTTCCAGCGACAGATCGAGCCAACAGTAGCCAAAGCGGCAGGCACCACCGCTAGCGGCACGAAAATTAAATTAAAATAAGGAGGCCCCACCGATATCTTTCCTACGCCCAGCGCGTCCAGTAAAATCGGATAAATCGTGCCAAGCAACACACTGAACGCCGCCACGACAAGAAAAATATTATTGAGCAAAATGCCCGTCTCACGCGATACCAAAGCAAAGCGTCCCGCGCCAGCCAATCGCGGTGCTCGCCAAGCATACAACGACAGCGAACCACCCACGGTAAGCACTAGTAATAACAAAATAAACAACCCACGTTCGGGATCAGTTGCGAATGCGTGTACTGACGTCAACACGCCAGAACGAACCAAAAAAGCACCCAATAAGCACAGTGAAAAAGTAAGAATAGCTAACAATGCCGTCCATGGCTTAAACACCCCGCGCGCTTCGGTAGCAGCTAATGAATGCAGCAAAGCGGTACCAGCCAACCAAGGCATAAAAGAAGCGTTTTCCACCGGATCCCAAAACCACCATCCTCCCCAACCCAATTCATAATAGGCCCACCAACTGCCAAGCATAATGCCAATAGTAAGAAATCCCCATGCAGCCAAAGTCCACGGTCGCGCCCAACGCGCCCAAGCCGAATCCATCCGACCAGACAAAAGTGCGGCAATGGCAAAGGCAAAAGCAACCGAAAAACCTACATATCCCATATACAGCATAGGCGGATGAATAATAAGCCCTATATCCTGCAATAGCGGATTTAAATCACGCCCTTCGTCCGGAATGGGAAACAATCGCGTAAAAGGATTAGACGTAAATAACATGAAAAGCAAAAACCCTACGTTTATCAGCCCCAACACGCCGATAATTTGCGCCCGTATAGTTAGCGGCATACGACGACCAAATACAGTAACCGCTGCCGTCCATCCCGACAGCATGAGCAACCACAACAGCAATGAACCTTCGTGGCCGCCCCACACCGCAGACAACCGATAGGCAAGCGGCAAAGCGGTATTGGAATTTTGAGCTACATACAGCACAGAAAAATCGTTTTTCTCAAAAAGAAACATTAGCAATGCGAACGCCAGTGCTACAAAAAAGCATTGCGCCAATGCGAAATTGTCCGCCGCCGCCATCCACGTGACACGTTGTCGCCACGCGCCAGCAAGCGGTATAACGGCTTGCAACAGCGCCAACAACAGCGCCAGTGCCAGCGCCACTTGAGCTAACTCAGCAATCATTGTTGCAAAGAACCAGCAGCTTTGAGTGCGTCGTGAGCTTCTGGCGGCATATAATTTTCATCGTGTTTAGCCAACACTTCATCAGCTACCAGCACACCTGCTTGCCACACACCGCGCACCACCACACCCTGCCCTTCACGAAATAAATCTGGTAGTACCCCACTATAAGAAACAGTAACCGCATTAATAGTGTCGGTTACGGCAAAGCGCACTTCTAAATCACCCGTTTCCCGCACTATTGAATTATCAACCACCAATCCACCTAACCTCACCGGCCTTTTGGAGAAAGTAAGTTCTTTTAATATTTGTGTAGGCGTATAAAAAAATAAAAGATTTTGTCGAAAAGCGGCAACAG contains:
- a CDS encoding cytochrome c-type biogenesis protein CcmH, with the translated sequence MNIKSSRKIVVQLLAIICFFSIILPAVGGGIDITHFDDEQQEIQYASLIKQLRCLVCQNQTLSESDAPLAKDMRLIIGDMVRANAGDKKIIDFMVARYGDFVLYQPPVKGSTAALWLAPFVLVVMALALLPTTLRRQRRAELSVAQRQDAARLLEKK
- a CDS encoding DsbE family thiol:disulfide interchange protein, with translation MKRLLPLLIFLPLAGIMLAGLYLNPRHVPSPLVDKPVPAFSLPSLSEPERHITPEDFRGHVWLLNVWASWCVSCRAEHPLLVNLLQEETILVGLNYKDIGDSALAWLKQWGNPYRVSVIDADGRVGLDWGVYGVPETFVIDDGGIIRHKHVGVLNERDIVETILPLVRRLQDAASK
- a CDS encoding heme lyase CcmF/NrfE family subunit — protein: MIAELAQVALALALLLALLQAVIPLAGAWRQRVTWMAAADNFALAQCFFVALAFALLMFLFEKNDFSVLYVAQNSNTALPLAYRLSAVWGGHEGSLLLWLLMLSGWTAAVTVFGRRMPLTIRAQIIGVLGLINVGFLLFMLFTSNPFTRLFPIPDEGRDLNPLLQDIGLIIHPPMLYMGYVGFSVAFAFAIAALLSGRMDSAWARWARPWTLAAWGFLTIGIMLGSWWAYYELGWGGWWFWDPVENASFMPWLAGTALLHSLAATEARGVFKPWTALLAILTFSLCLLGAFLVRSGVLTSVHAFATDPERGLFILLLLVLTVGGSLSLYAWRAPRLAGAGRFALVSRETGILLNNIFLVVAAFSVLLGTIYPILLDALGVGKISVGPPYFNLIFVPLAVVPAALATVGSICRWKSDTASRLAGKLFSPLLTAIIVGVLLPLFFDGGYQWTAVPGLVLAGWILLGVLRGVVDRLRAGGGVNGGFWGMSVAHAGVAVFIVGVTLVSVYSQEKDVRLAIGEPQLLGSHIFELEHIGSEEGGNYRAIVGQVRVRKGDATVALLRPEKRTYHASPDNTMTEAGIAVGWSGDWYVSLGEPLGDGAWSARLQFKSFVRFIWGGALLIALGAAIAAADRRYRRRRVT
- the ccmE gene encoding cytochrome c maturation protein CcmE; protein product: MTPRRRRRLILVLCVLVGASATVALTVAAFRQNLLFFYTPTQILKELTFSKRPVRLGGLVVDNSIVRETGDLEVRFAVTDTINAVTVSYSGVLPDLFREGQGVVVRGVWQAGVLVADEVLAKHDENYMPPEAHDALKAAGSLQQ